The Benincasa hispida cultivar B227 chromosome 9, ASM972705v1, whole genome shotgun sequence genome has a segment encoding these proteins:
- the LOC120085195 gene encoding uncharacterized protein LOC120085195 codes for MEDRQGKRSTKTSIIKGLNASVRPINIQMDNHLVIGGTRHYHQETNCRSPTIVDRYTIMNHYASSTSGCNSFGSRGAGSPLSPLSAIENLETPPVRSPQIYGTPVKVDEEVIVMDGILISSIPGGAKTMRSPLDSGSGGGFSSAKNQYRTDICRYWEDSGSCRFGHKCQFAHGKEDLRPSRIPVRTKPKFSETYGPKFRNSHSLTGIAATTHSNLIDTFNKTELSRREDLTTTTSSTSVRHMNTKPSLIPTISIIDWSPEDDGIKIVVPKTETTKREDVNQYIHGVLYGSTTERTKKRLPVFTQLCSEKLQQE; via the exons ATGGAAGATCGTCAAGGCAAGAGGAGTACCAAAACATCCATTATCAAAGGCCTAAATGCTTCGGTTCGACCAATCAACATTCAAATGGACAATCACTTGGTAATCGGGGGAACCAGACACTATCACCAGGAAACAAATTGTAGAAGCCCGACAATCGTTGATCGTTACACTATTATGAATCACTACGCTAGCAGCACTTCTGGATGCAATAGCTTTGGTTCTCGAGGAGCAGGATCGCCATTATCACCACTTTCGGCTATTGAGAATTTGGAAACACCACCTGTAAGGTCTCCACAAATTTATGGAACTCCAGTGAAGGTCGATGAAGAAGTGATAGTAATGGATGGGATTTTGATCAGTTCGATCCCTGGGGGAGCGAAGACAATGAGGTCTCCTTTAGATTCTGGAAGTGGTGGAGGTTTTTCGTCCGCCAAAAATCAATACAGAACGGACATTTGCCGCTACTGGGAGGATTCTGGAAGCTGCCGCTTTGGCCACAAATGCCAG TTTGCACATGGAAAGGAGGACCTTCGGCCTAGTCGTATACCAGTTAGAACCAAGCCTAAG TTCAGCGAAACGTACGGTCCCAAGTTCCGCAACAGTCATTCACTAACAGGAATAGCTGCAACAACACATTCAAACTTAATAGATACATTCAACAAAACTGAACTTAGCAGAAGAGAAGATCTTACGACAACGACGTCGTCAACCTCAGTACGCCACATGAACACAAAGCCAAGCCTTATTCCCACCATTTCCATCATAGATTGGTCACCTGAAGATGATGGCATCAAAATTGTTGTCCCCAAAACAGAGACAACAAAAAGAGAAGATGTAAACCAATATATCCATGGAGTTCTTTATGGTTCCACAACTGAGAGGACCAAAAAGAGACTCCCAGTTTTCACTCAACTTTGCTCTGAAAAACTCCAACAAGAATAA
- the LOC120085450 gene encoding cleavage and polyadenylation specificity factor subunit 6-like: protein MDESEGGFGEGVDQIDQFHRNEAISAVADDGFLGEDEDEYEDLYNDVNVGEGFLQSLRKNDDLGFKTEEPKMEPPAPAPPSSGASIPGVGGGATEVAGLGDGGHSVSERVTEGYNQIPDIRANEMAIRGGAGPGPPVGGGGGIRVELGQGSKTNELEERSNNNIAAHQAPQQQQPQLQAQPQPQHHHQPPQSGVLGNPGSVENEGLLRQGGGVNVNGVGGNGFGNMGSAGGGGGGTILFVGDLHWWTTDAELEAELCKYGPLKEVKFYDEKASGKSKGYCQVEFYDPSAATACKEGMNGHIFNGRPCVVAYASPFSVKRMGEAQVNRNQQMSQATNPQARRGPNDAVGKIGGSNIATGGNYQGGDNNRGSGRGNWGRGNAHGMGGRGPAGPMRSRGGGMGGRGIMGNGGNGFGQGIGAAPPLLHPQSMMAQGFDPSFGAPMGRMGTYGGFPGAPAPPFSGILSSFPPVGGVGLPGVAPHVNPAFFGRGMPMNGMGMMPTSGVDGPNMGMWSDPSMGGWGSEEHGGGRADESSYGEEAGSDQQYGEGSHDRGAWANSTKEKDRGSERDWSQSSDRRYRDDRDVGYDRERSKEKDPGPDHDWPDRRPRDDRDIGRERDKDRDRDRDRERSRDYERGHHDRDRERDRDRDRDRYKEDRDRYSDHHRYRDREPEHEEDWERGRSSRTHSKSRLSQEEENRSRTRDADYGKRRRLTSE, encoded by the coding sequence ATGGATGAAAGTGAGGGTGGGTTCGGTGAGGGTGTGGATCAGATTGATCAGTTTCATCGGAACGAGGCCATTTCAGCCGTTGCTGATGATGGTTTCTTGGGCGAAGATGAGGATGAATACGAGGACTTGTATAACGATGTTAATGTTGGGGAAGGGTTCCTTCAGTCGTTGAGGAAGAACGATGATTTGGGATTCAAAACCGAGGAGCCCAAGATGGAGCCTCCTGCACCTGCACCACCCAGTTCCGGTGCTTCCATACCTGGTGTTGGTGGAGGTGCGACTGAAGTTGCTGGTTTAGGAGATGGTGGGCACAGTGTTTCGGAGAGAGTAACCGAGGGTTACAATCAGATTCCAGATATAAGAGCGAATGAGATGGCTATCAGAGGTGGGGCGGGACCGGGGCCGCCTGTAGGCGGCGGAGGTGGGATTAGGGTTGAATTAGGGCAAGGGAGTAAAACCAATGAGTTGGAGGAGCGAAGCAATAATAACATAGCTGCGCATCAGGCTCCGCAGCAGCAACAGCCACAGCTGCAGGCGCAGCCACAGCCGCAACACCACCACCAACCACCTCAGAGCGGAGTCTTAGGAAATCCTGGGAGTGTAGAAAATGAAGGTTTGCTAAGGCAAGGAGGTGGAGTAAATGTAAATGGGGTTGGTGGAAATGGGTTCGGTAACATGGGGAGTGCAGGGGGAGGTGGTGGTGGAACGATTTTGTTTGTTGGTGATTTACATTGGTGGACTACAGATGCGGAGCTGGAGGCAGAACTCTGTAAGTATGGTCCGTTGAAGGAGGTCAAGTTTTATGACGAGAAAGCCAGTGGAAAATCAAAGGGCTATTGCCAGGTTGAGTTTTATGATCCTTCTGCTGCCACAGCTTGCAAGGAGGGAATGAATGGGCATATTTTTAATGGACGTCCATGTGTTGTTGCATATGCATCACCCTTTAGTGTTAAGAGGATGGGAGAAGCCCAAGTGAATAGGAACCAACAGATGTCCCAAGCTACTAATCCTCAAGCAAGGAGGGGTCCTAATGATGCTGTAGGTAAAATTGGTGGAAGTAACATTGCAACCGGTGGTAACTATCAAGGTGGTGATAACAATAGAGGTTCTGGGAGAGGTAATTGGGGAAGAGGTAATGCACATGGAATGGGAGGTCGAGGACCAGCTGGTCCAATGAGGAGTAGGGGTGGTGGGATGGGTGGCAGAGGTATAATGGGAAATGGTGGAAACGGATTTGGACAAGGAATTGGTGCTGCCCCTCCTTTATTACATCCGCAATCAATGATGGCCCAAGGTTTTGATCCATCTTTTGGTGCACCTATGGGAAGAATGGGCACATATGGTGGTTTTCCTGGAGCTCCGGCTCCCCCTTTCTCTGGAATTTTATCGTCCTTTCCTCCTGTTGGGGGTGTTGGCCTTCCTGGTGTAGCTCCTCATGTGAACCCAGCATTTTTTGGAAGGGGTATGCCTATGAATGGAATGGGCATGATGCCAACATCGGGTGTTGATGGACCTAATATGGGAATGTGGTCTGATCCTAGTATGGGTGGATGGGGCAGTGAAGAACATGGTGGTGGGAGAGCTGACGAGTCTAGTTATGGAGAAGAAGCTGGTTCTGACCAGCAATATGGTGAAGGCAGTCATGACAGAGGGGCATGGGCAAATTCAACAAAGGAGAAAGATAGAGGCTCCGAAAGGGACTGGTCACAGTCTTCTGATAGAAGGTATCGAGATGATAGAGATGTTGGATATGATAGAGAGAGATCCAAAGAAAAAGATCCGGGGCCTGACCATGATTGGCCAGATAGGAGGCCACGTGATGATAGAGATATAGGGCGTGAAAGGGATAAAGATAGGGACCGAGATAGGGATAGAGAACGATCTCGAGATTATGAGCGTGGTCATCATGACCGTGATCGTGAACGTGACAGAGATCGTGACCGTGATAGGTACAAGGAAGATAGGGATAGATATTCTGATCATCATAGGTACAGAGACCGGGAACCAGAGCATGAGGAGGATTGGGAAAGGGGACGGTCATCAAGGACGCATAGCAAGTCCCGATTatcacaagaagaagaaaatcgtTCTAGAACAAGGGATGCTGATTATGGGAAGAGGCGGAGGCTTACTTCTGAATAG